In Candidatus Methylomirabilota bacterium, the sequence GGGGGGCGCCGTGCTCGCCCTCGCCGTGCTCGTGGTGCTCCCGCTCCTCTCGCTCGTGGGAGGGAGCCTCACCGCCGAGGGGCGCCTCACGCTCGAGCACTTCCGGAGCGCCTTCGGGCAACGGCTCTACGTCCAGGCCAGCCTGAACTCACTCGTCCTCGGCGTGGCGACGGCGGTGCTGAGCATCCTGATCGGCTTCCCGATGGCCTGGGCGGTGAGCCGGACGGACCTCCCGGCGAAGGCCTTCGTGCACCTGACCGCCACCCTCGCCTACCTCACGCCCCCGTTCCTGACCGCGATCGCCTTCGTCAACCTCGCCAGCCCCAACGCCGGGCTCTGGAACCGCCTCGTCCGCGACACCCTCGGCTGGTCCGGCCTCACCGTCGACATCTTCACCATGCCCGGGCTGATCGGGGTGACGGCGCTCCACACGTTCCCCTTCGTCTACTTCCTGGCCGCCAGCGCGCTCACGTCCGTCGACGCCTCGGTCGAGGACGCGGCGCGGATCCTCGGCGCCGGCCGGTGGCGGATCGCCATCCGGATCACGGCCCCGCTGGTGGCGCCGGCCGTGCTCTCGGGGGCGCTGCTGGCGTTCGTGAACGCCATCGCGCTCTTCGGCTCCCAGGCGATCCTGGGACTGCCGGGACGCGTCTTCACGCTGCCGACCCGGATCTACACGCTCTTCGACTACCCGCCGCAGTACGGACTGGCCTCCGCCCTCTCGCTCGTCTTCGTCGCCCTGACCGTCCTCGCCCTCGCCCTCCAGCGAGCCTACCTGGCCAAGCGCTCGTACGTCACGCTCGGCGGCAAGGGGATGCGGCGGGAGCCCGTCGCGCTCGGCCGCGCCCGCTGGGGCGTGCTCGCCTTCTGCGTGGCCGTCTTCCTGGTCGCGATCGTAGCCCCCTACGCGACACTGGTGGCGGTCTCATTCAGCCGATCCTGGGGGCTCCAGTTCTGGCAGAACCTGACGCTGGCCCATTACCGCTTCGTCCTCTTCGAGTACGACGTGACGCGGCGGGCGATCCTGAACAGCCTGATCCTGGCCACTCTGACCGCCACCACGGCGGTCCTGCTGGGAAGCGTGATCAGCTGGCTCGACCTCCGCACGCGCATCGTGGGCCGCCGGTGGCTCGACTATGCGTCACTGGTGCCGCTCGGCTTGCCCGGTATCGTGATGGCGGTGGCGCTGATCCAGTTCTGGCTCCGGGTGCCGGTGCCGCTCTACGGCACCCTCGCGATCCTGCTCCTCGCCTACACGGCGCGCTTCATCCCGCTCGGCGTGCGGGCGGCCAACGCCGCCCTCCGCCAGGTGGATCCCTCGCTCGAGGAGACGGCGCGGATCACCGGGGCCGGCTGGCTTCGCACCCTGCGCCGCGTCACGCTGCCCCTCTGTCGGCCGGGTCTGGTGGCCGGGTGGCTGCTCGTCTTCGTCCCCGCCATCCAGGAGCTGAGCGCCTCCATCCTCCTCTTCAGCGCGGAGTCCATCACCCTGGCCGTCGCGGTGTACAACCTCTACGAGACGGGGTACCTGGAACCGGTGGCGGCGCTCGCCATCGTGAACATGGTCATCATCGCGGTGGCGCTGGCGCTGGCCCGCCGCCTGGGCCGGGGCGCGGCCGGCGGCGAGCGCGTGGCCGTGTCCCAGTGACGGCGGCTTCAGAGTTGATCCGGGGCGTGGCCAGGCGAGGACGACGAGAAGCCGCGGGCTGCTGGTGGGGGGGTTTGGGGGGGCAGCGGCAGCAGGCGCTCCCGCCCCAAGCTTACCTGATGGCGGGCATCGAGATCCGGAGGCTGTCGAAGGGGTACGGCGGCCCGCCGGCCGTCCAGGACCTGAGTCTCGAGATCGGCGACAACCAGTTCGTCACGCTGCTGGGGCCCTCGGGCTGCGGCAAGACGACGACCCTCCGGCTCCTCGCCGGTTTCCTCGCCCCCGACGCCGGCGAGATCCGCGTCGGCGGGCGGCTCCTCTCGTCGGCTGCCGGGGTGATCCCGCCCGAAAAGCGCGGCATGGGGATGGTGTTCCAGAACTATGCCGTCTGGCCGCACATCAGCGTCTACGACAACGTCGCGTTCGGCCTCGAGGTGCGCAAGGTCCCCCGGGCGGAGGCGCGGCGGCGGGTCGGGGCGGTGCTGGAGCTGGTCAACCTGGCGGGGCTCGAGGCCCGGTATCCGGGCCAGCTCAGCGGCGGGCAGCAGCAGCGGGTGGCGCTGGCCCGCAGCCTCGTCGTCGAGCCGAGCATCCTGCTCCTGGATGAGCCGCTCAGTAACCTCGACGCCAAGCTCCGCGAGCGCATGCGCTGGGAGCTCAAGGAGCTCCAGCGCCGGACCGCCATCACCTTCGTGTACGTGACACACGACCAGTCGGAGGCGCTGGCGCTGTCCGATCGGATCGCGGTCATGTACCAGGGCCGGCTCCTGCAGTACGGCACCCCGCGGGAGGTCTACGCCCAGCCGGCCGATCGGACCGTCGCCGACTTCATGGGGCTCGTCAACCTCGTCCCGGGTCGCGTCGTCGCGGTGGGCGATGAGAGTGCCGTGGCCCTCGGCGGTCCTCACCCGGTGCGCCTGGCGATTCCTCCGGGCCTCCGGGACGGACAGGCCGT encodes:
- a CDS encoding iron ABC transporter permease, with amino-acid sequence MARALPAATAAPLGWRATLGLEHLAMGGAVLALAVLVVLPLLSLVGGSLTAEGRLTLEHFRSAFGQRLYVQASLNSLVLGVATAVLSILIGFPMAWAVSRTDLPAKAFVHLTATLAYLTPPFLTAIAFVNLASPNAGLWNRLVRDTLGWSGLTVDIFTMPGLIGVTALHTFPFVYFLAASALTSVDASVEDAARILGAGRWRIAIRITAPLVAPAVLSGALLAFVNAIALFGSQAILGLPGRVFTLPTRIYTLFDYPPQYGLASALSLVFVALTVLALALQRAYLAKRSYVTLGGKGMRREPVALGRARWGVLAFCVAVFLVAIVAPYATLVAVSFSRSWGLQFWQNLTLAHYRFVLFEYDVTRRAILNSLILATLTATTAVLLGSVISWLDLRTRIVGRRWLDYASLVPLGLPGIVMAVALIQFWLRVPVPLYGTLAILLLAYTARFIPLGVRAANAALRQVDPSLEETARITGAGWLRTLRRVTLPLCRPGLVAGWLLVFVPAIQELSASILLFSAESITLAVAVYNLYETGYLEPVAALAIVNMVIIAVALALARRLGRGAAGGERVAVSQ
- a CDS encoding ABC transporter ATP-binding protein is translated as MAGIEIRRLSKGYGGPPAVQDLSLEIGDNQFVTLLGPSGCGKTTTLRLLAGFLAPDAGEIRVGGRLLSSAAGVIPPEKRGMGMVFQNYAVWPHISVYDNVAFGLEVRKVPRAEARRRVGAVLELVNLAGLEARYPGQLSGGQQQRVALARSLVVEPSILLLDEPLSNLDAKLRERMRWELKELQRRTAITFVYVTHDQSEALALSDRIAVMYQGRLLQYGTPREVYAQPADRTVADFMGLVNLVPGRVVAVGDESAVALGGPHPVRLAIPPGLRDGQAVQVAIRPENVRLAADPPPGPGPGEALLPGRVVAATFLGNLTDYHVALDDGPRLRVQAHPLERFEVGQRVTLRLDTSQCAVFQ